A stretch of DNA from Spirosoma endbachense:
CAGGTTTCGGCGGTGTGTTTCAACGGTCGGTACGCTAATTCCTAATTGAGTGGCAATCTGGCCAGTAGTCAGTTCGGCAGCAATCAGGTGCAGTACCTCCGTTTCGCGGATGGTCAGGAGCATAGCTTCTTTTGGAACAGAGAGGTGAAGCAAAGTTGACCCAATAAACCGACTTGATCTGTCAGGGTTTACAAGGATATTAGGTCATGGTTTTCCATGATTTTAAAGCCGCTGATTGTCAGCAAACACGCAATACGATAGCTTGCAGTTATGATCCGAATCTGCCTGCTCCTGTTGTTAGTACCCGGCTGGCTGGCTGGACAGGCTCCGATGGATCCCATTGTATTGGACGACAACACCCGGAGAATATACCCCTGGAGGAAAGGCCAGATTGCGTATTTGGAAGACACGTCACATCAACTCACGCTACAGCAGGTGCGTAGCCCAGACCATGCCCAGCAGTTTGTCAATAGTCGTCAGCATCGACCCAATTTTGGGTTCTCATCGTCCAGCTTCTGGCTCCGGTTTCAGGTTCGCCATCAAACAACCCGACCATTGCAGTGGGTTGTTGATTGTTACTACCCGTTGCTGGATTCTGTAGATTGCTACCAGATAAATGAGCATACCGGAGCCGTTATGACGAAGCCAGGCGGACGAATGCGCTTGTCGCGACTGCGTGATATCGATGCACATGAGCACGCCTTTCCACTTGAGATAGCTCCTGATCAGACTTATACCATTTACCTGCGCATTGCGGGAAACGGAGCCAAGGTCTTTAACCTTGCGATACTCGAAACCCACACCTTTTACACGAATTACCAAAAGGAAACCTGGATATGGGGTATTTCGCTGGGGTTTCTGCTCTGCGTGATTTTGTTACAGTTCACGTTTTTTGCCGTGACCCGTTCGCGCGATTTTCTGTTTTATGCCCTATATCTCGTAGCGTTTTTAGCCGTAGAAATTACCCGTGGTAACGGGCTCATTGGCGACCGCTACCTCTGGCCGAATCAACAATTC
This window harbors:
- a CDS encoding LuxR C-terminal-related transcriptional regulator, with translation MLLTIRETEVLHLIAAELTTGQIATQLGISVPTVETHRRNLLRKVGVRSVVGLMKEAIRLGLIH